From a single Candidatus Thorarchaeota archaeon genomic region:
- a CDS encoding AAA family ATPase, whose product MESPLWSVKYRPEKWDDFVGQDAAIEQLRSFASTKTCPNMILVGPYGTGKTRAAELFAHEFLGADFDANYLWLNVRDLRFYPISKAKRPIQALAKLGREERTPLDEYMSFVYKEAKGNRKLRGRTGDPNRSELLHAAIRVFASTLTVATDLVKILVLDEADALDNNMQQALRRTMELYSDATRFILVTPSLAGWSPAIISRCVVLKFSTIAQESIMQHLSMIAKAESVDITEKALTAIAREADGDLRRAINLLQVAAAGRDTVTEDDVYEVSETYLSKQIRAIVSLTIDGSFVKARDMLRSLQAYDGYSPSDVISAIQRDILRRPFDRPLLNQLIDRIAEIDSRLPQSKNPFMQLDALLASIWDLTTTTPDSTS is encoded by the coding sequence TTGGAGTCACCACTTTGGAGTGTCAAATATCGCCCTGAGAAATGGGATGATTTTGTAGGTCAGGATGCTGCAATTGAACAGCTACGGTCTTTTGCGTCTACGAAGACCTGTCCAAATATGATCCTTGTCGGTCCATATGGCACTGGCAAGACCCGAGCAGCAGAACTGTTCGCTCATGAATTTCTGGGGGCGGACTTTGACGCCAACTATCTCTGGCTTAATGTGCGTGATCTTCGCTTCTATCCCATCTCCAAGGCAAAACGCCCTATCCAGGCATTGGCAAAGCTGGGCCGTGAAGAGCGGACTCCTCTTGACGAGTATATGTCCTTTGTCTACAAGGAGGCCAAGGGAAATCGTAAATTGAGGGGGCGAACTGGTGATCCAAATCGTAGTGAGCTCCTCCATGCTGCAATCAGGGTCTTTGCCTCTACACTCACTGTGGCGACTGATCTTGTCAAAATCCTTGTCTTAGATGAGGCAGATGCACTTGATAACAATATGCAACAGGCACTTCGCCGAACCATGGAACTCTACTCTGATGCGACACGGTTCATACTCGTGACCCCCTCCCTAGCTGGCTGGAGTCCCGCTATCATCTCCCGTTGCGTGGTCCTAAAGTTTTCCACGATCGCTCAGGAGTCTATCATGCAGCACCTGAGTATGATCGCAAAAGCGGAATCTGTAGACATTACTGAGAAAGCGCTCACTGCTATAGCACGTGAGGCCGATGGCGATCTTCGACGGGCTATCAATTTACTACAAGTGGCCGCTGCTGGCCGAGATACAGTCACTGAGGATGATGTCTATGAGGTCTCCGAGACCTACCTCTCTAAGCAGATTCGCGCGATAGTATCTCTCACGATCGATGGTTCTTTTGTCAAGGCTCGGGATATGCTTCGCTCTCTTCAGGCATATGATGGTTATTCGCCAAGCGATGTGATCTCCGCAATCCAACGTGATATTCTTCGTCGCCCCTTTGATAGGCCCCTCCTGAATCAACTAATCGACCGGATTGCAGAGATTGACTCACGGCTTCCTCAATCAAAAAATCCCTTCATGCAGTTAGACGCACTACTTGCATCCATATGGGATCTGACTACGACCACTCCCGACTCTACTTCATAG
- a CDS encoding aminoglycoside phosphotransferase family protein yields the protein MEIWPLLINRIFTRALASLDMANADLVVHGMTLSQMTRYLVDSSSIITSDTIIDGTRLGGWSNINLLARRGSQQLVVKFPALSIEHSPTYYDRVARVHGILSSVDLSPSVLETGYIDEMALPFIVMTYIEGTVHSAPDELNLAEMLMLRSGLAKLNALHISELPAYPTAVSYLTHLLEPLRMLFDDPLQNIQLEDYATQVIGISDSLREKSKGLPWSSKVIHGDLSESNLVFTQNGVVFLDLDSIGIGEPLYDVAYLTVQHAHGVIPWPHSVFEVEDRSMVTTLQCLSLVSVLCWSILRVNQMDQGVIDRSLIASGTRQALVQYIRSKLGLLSSLCQQ from the coding sequence ATGGAAATTTGGCCCCTCCTGATAAATAGGATTTTTACGAGGGCTCTCGCATCTCTAGATATGGCCAATGCGGACTTGGTAGTGCATGGGATGACTCTCTCACAGATGACAAGATATCTTGTCGATTCGAGTTCGATTATTACCTCCGATACAATAATTGATGGCACACGACTTGGAGGTTGGTCCAACATCAATCTGCTGGCTCGAAGAGGGTCTCAACAATTAGTGGTGAAATTCCCCGCATTATCGATCGAACACAGTCCCACTTATTATGACCGGGTGGCACGGGTACATGGCATTCTTAGCAGCGTAGATCTCTCGCCAAGCGTGCTCGAAACCGGCTACATAGATGAAATGGCCTTGCCCTTTATTGTCATGACCTATATTGAAGGGACCGTTCATTCGGCTCCTGACGAACTCAACCTTGCCGAGATGCTCATGTTGAGGTCCGGGCTTGCCAAGTTGAATGCATTACACATTTCAGAGCTTCCTGCGTATCCCACTGCTGTATCCTATCTCACTCACCTGCTAGAGCCGCTCCGAATGCTGTTTGATGATCCGCTTCAAAATATCCAACTGGAAGACTATGCAACACAAGTGATTGGCATCTCTGACTCGCTTCGAGAGAAGAGTAAAGGTCTTCCATGGTCGTCTAAGGTAATTCATGGCGACCTCTCCGAGTCGAATCTTGTCTTCACCCAGAATGGTGTGGTCTTTCTTGATCTCGACTCGATAGGTATTGGAGAACCATTGTATGATGTTGCATATCTTACTGTCCAACATGCGCATGGTGTCATACCCTGGCCGCACTCTGTCTTTGAGGTTGAGGACCGGTCAATGGTCACCACTCTACAGTGTCTCTCACTCGTGTCCGTCCTCTGCTGGAGTATCTTGCGTGTGAATCAAATGGACCAAGGTGTTATTGATCGTAGCCTGATAGCGTCCGGCACGCGACAAGCACTTGTCCAGTATATACGCTCCAAGCTCGGACTGCTCTCATCTCTCTGTCAACAATAA
- a CDS encoding AAA family ATPase, with product MSIKEILSKGRDLYQTHIAPIDEVVPEGFPRNAFGVIRGPGGGGKSVILSEMVRRMTEAGKKVIYVCFEDTPVSVLQNLVSLGWDYEKMLDKNLIDLIDCFSAQILKSTRVVEHSHLVKNPDNPEEVTDAIQSAIQENGDAEIGGIFLDSITEIFLQSHPFKAVNSVKAWRATFCKEMNIPFWAVYHLGLQQFAAYDDLITYTSDAIIDTRHEPAFEKAGFLLKQFRVTKIKGAPHNTMWVTFDVGNAGIRRLSIDELRDLAKDITRVAT from the coding sequence ATGTCGATCAAGGAGATACTCTCAAAGGGGCGCGATTTGTATCAGACACATATAGCTCCGATCGACGAAGTTGTCCCCGAAGGTTTTCCACGAAATGCGTTTGGAGTGATCCGAGGGCCCGGTGGCGGGGGCAAGTCGGTGATCCTCAGTGAAATGGTCCGCCGCATGACAGAGGCCGGTAAGAAAGTGATCTATGTCTGTTTCGAGGACACACCGGTCTCAGTTCTGCAAAATCTTGTCTCATTGGGCTGGGACTATGAGAAGATGCTCGATAAGAATTTGATTGACCTCATTGATTGCTTCTCTGCACAGATTCTCAAGTCAACACGAGTGGTGGAACATTCTCACCTTGTCAAGAATCCGGACAATCCTGAAGAGGTCACAGATGCAATTCAGAGCGCGATTCAGGAAAACGGGGACGCTGAGATTGGCGGTATCTTTCTCGACAGTATTACTGAAATCTTTCTCCAGTCCCATCCGTTCAAGGCCGTGAACTCGGTAAAGGCGTGGCGTGCCACATTTTGCAAAGAGATGAATATCCCCTTCTGGGCTGTCTATCATTTAGGCCTTCAGCAGTTTGCAGCCTATGACGATCTTATCACATATACCAGTGATGCGATAATCGATACCCGTCACGAGCCAGCGTTTGAAAAGGCGGGTTTTCTCCTCAAGCAATTCCGTGTGACAAAGATCAAGGGGGCGCCCCACAACACTATGTGGGTGACCTTTGATGTAGGCAATGCTGGTATTCGTCGGCTCTCAATTGATGAGCTGCGCGATCTTGCAAAGGATATTACTCGCGTGGCCACGTGA
- a CDS encoding DEAD/DEAH box helicase — protein sequence MPNPANPVIVQSDKSVLLEVDNPLYEEARDALARFAELVKSPEYVHTYRITPLSLWNAAAMGMTPNEVVRTLEQYAKYPIPSNIIREITDYMGRYGQISLYKEDDELILECEDEDLAEEIWAHKQVREHLLKRLDATRILVDPAKRGFVKYALIEIGHPVEDVAGYIEGEPLYFDLREKTRSGHKFEFRKYQEEAIATFHAGGGERGGSGVIVLPCGAGKTIVGIGVMHKLQTSTLILCPNVVAVRQWLAELLDKTTLTPDQIGEYSGDSKDILPVTAATYQILTWRKSREDKFEHFKIFEERNWGLIIYDEVHLLPAPVFRVTAQIQATRRLGLTATLVREDGKEEEVFSLIGPKRYDVPWKQLEEQGWIATAICYEIRIDLPDSIRRKYALADDRKKYRIAAENPVKLEVLRKIVEHHKEDNILIIGMYIDQLKLIAKDLNAPLITGKTNNADRQKLYDAFRRGEIKVLVVSKVANFALDLPDANVAIQVSGTFGSRQEEAQRLGRILRPKSDGSFARFYSIITKDTRDMDFAAKRQLFLTEQGYQYVIASEDEEIWKKPPESFFQK from the coding sequence ATGCCAAACCCAGCAAACCCAGTAATTGTTCAATCCGACAAATCGGTCCTGTTAGAGGTGGACAATCCACTCTATGAGGAGGCGCGTGATGCGCTGGCACGATTTGCAGAGCTCGTGAAGAGCCCCGAGTATGTTCATACCTACCGGATCACACCTCTGAGCCTATGGAATGCAGCAGCAATGGGTATGACTCCGAACGAGGTAGTAAGGACACTAGAGCAATATGCCAAATATCCAATCCCAAGTAATATCATTCGTGAGATCACAGACTACATGGGTCGGTATGGCCAAATCAGCCTCTATAAAGAGGACGACGAGCTTATTCTCGAATGTGAGGATGAGGATCTTGCGGAGGAGATATGGGCCCACAAACAAGTACGCGAACATCTACTGAAGCGTCTGGATGCAACAAGAATTCTTGTTGACCCGGCTAAACGCGGGTTTGTCAAATACGCACTCATTGAGATAGGGCATCCAGTCGAGGATGTTGCTGGGTACATCGAGGGCGAACCGCTCTATTTTGATCTACGGGAGAAGACAAGATCGGGTCATAAATTCGAGTTCAGAAAATATCAAGAGGAGGCCATTGCAACATTTCATGCAGGAGGCGGAGAACGTGGTGGTTCAGGTGTCATCGTATTACCATGTGGCGCAGGAAAGACCATTGTTGGAATCGGGGTCATGCACAAGCTTCAGACATCTACGCTCATCCTATGCCCAAACGTGGTGGCCGTGCGACAGTGGCTTGCGGAACTCTTAGACAAGACCACATTGACACCGGATCAGATAGGGGAATATTCTGGGGACTCAAAGGACATCCTGCCGGTGACAGCAGCAACTTATCAGATCCTCACATGGCGCAAGTCGAGAGAGGACAAATTCGAGCACTTCAAGATCTTCGAGGAGCGCAATTGGGGTCTCATCATCTATGACGAGGTCCATCTACTGCCTGCACCAGTCTTTCGAGTCACTGCACAGATCCAGGCCACTCGCCGACTCGGACTGACGGCAACACTAGTCAGGGAGGACGGCAAGGAAGAGGAGGTCTTCAGTCTCATAGGTCCCAAACGTTACGATGTTCCTTGGAAACAGCTCGAAGAACAGGGCTGGATCGCCACTGCGATCTGCTATGAGATTCGAATCGATCTCCCCGACAGTATACGGAGAAAGTACGCACTTGCGGATGATCGTAAAAAGTACAGGATCGCCGCAGAAAACCCGGTCAAACTGGAAGTCTTGAGGAAGATCGTGGAGCATCATAAGGAGGACAACATCCTCATCATCGGAATGTACATTGACCAGTTGAAATTGATCGCAAAGGATCTCAATGCCCCACTCATCACTGGAAAGACAAACAATGCGGACCGCCAGAAACTCTACGATGCGTTTCGGCGGGGAGAGATCAAGGTCTTGGTCGTGTCCAAGGTCGCAAACTTCGCACTCGATCTGCCTGATGCAAATGTGGCAATTCAAGTATCAGGGACCTTTGGGTCGCGTCAGGAGGAAGCACAGCGTCTGGGCCGGATCCTACGCCCAAAGTCAGATGGCAGCTTTGCAAGGTTCTATTCCATAATCACAAAGGACACGCGCGACATGGACTTTGCTGCAAAACGTCAGCTCTTCCTCACCGAGCAGGGCTACCAGTATGTGATCGCATCTGAGGATGAGGAGATATGGAAGAAGCCCCCTGAGAGCTTTTTCCAGAAATAG
- a CDS encoding MFS transporter, which translates to MNEDQAEPEKKSLYTNPRVMVLALNAMLIMLGFGIIAPSMAFYLIALEGGLTQPPGPGYIVPPEVVAQFSFILGMMMAAFMGTRTLLARYWGGVSDRRGRRPIIVIGLMGYVLLFVLFGLAQNWIQLLLIRSFQGVVSAMVWPVAEAALMDIVGIERRGEGLGLYMLVSNIGFITGPGVGGLLYNFCRDVLLLPVPDVFRVPYFIAALITFPAVISTYVVLRETIPVNDASSTTSPPTEQNPPADDPPAVPSAPPQEIKNPQIRRMIHALYVMSLMNGIAMGMGQPLFQLFLMSKITTDIGIIGLIISGAGAVGMLFTVPAGRYSDKYGRKGLAVWGAVAARGSLFALPLTHNLAQTGGVWVIQNASMSASQPAMRAIQADIVPWNLRGKLFGTIQAFFNAGATIGPLVGGWLYGIFSLLVFQVGIVVIEGLVIPFWLSAGLGLIGVLLLWLYVDETRPQVVEEEEQETVKDWT; encoded by the coding sequence ATGAACGAGGACCAAGCTGAGCCTGAAAAGAAGAGTCTATACACAAATCCCCGAGTGATGGTACTGGCTCTAAATGCAATGCTTATCATGCTCGGTTTTGGCATCATTGCTCCATCAATGGCTTTCTATCTTATTGCATTAGAGGGCGGACTGACACAGCCTCCCGGTCCCGGGTACATAGTCCCCCCTGAAGTTGTTGCTCAGTTCTCCTTTATTCTAGGAATGATGATGGCCGCTTTCATGGGCACTCGTACGCTCCTTGCTCGTTATTGGGGTGGAGTATCTGATCGGCGAGGCCGAAGACCGATCATTGTGATTGGTCTCATGGGCTATGTGCTTCTCTTCGTTCTATTTGGACTGGCCCAGAATTGGATACAGCTGTTGTTGATCCGGTCCTTTCAGGGTGTGGTGTCAGCCATGGTCTGGCCAGTTGCCGAGGCGGCCCTTATGGACATTGTCGGGATCGAACGGCGTGGCGAAGGTCTTGGTCTGTATATGCTGGTCTCAAATATTGGATTCATTACCGGACCCGGTGTTGGAGGTCTCCTGTATAATTTCTGTCGAGATGTCTTGTTACTCCCAGTACCGGATGTCTTTCGAGTCCCCTATTTTATTGCGGCACTGATCACCTTTCCAGCAGTCATCTCGACCTATGTTGTATTACGTGAGACCATCCCTGTCAATGATGCCTCCTCCACTACTAGTCCTCCCACCGAACAAAATCCCCCTGCTGATGATCCTCCGGCAGTTCCCTCAGCGCCTCCGCAAGAGATCAAGAATCCCCAGATCAGGCGAATGATTCATGCACTATATGTCATGTCGCTCATGAACGGTATTGCGATGGGAATGGGTCAACCGCTCTTCCAACTGTTCTTGATGAGCAAGATCACTACCGATATCGGAATCATAGGTCTCATTATCTCCGGCGCAGGAGCTGTTGGGATGCTCTTTACGGTTCCTGCGGGTCGATACTCTGATAAATATGGTCGAAAGGGGCTTGCCGTCTGGGGTGCCGTAGCAGCTCGTGGGTCGTTGTTCGCATTACCGCTAACACATAATCTTGCTCAGACTGGGGGAGTATGGGTTATTCAAAACGCATCTATGTCTGCCTCACAACCTGCAATGCGTGCCATCCAAGCCGATATCGTTCCATGGAATCTTCGTGGGAAGCTCTTTGGAACCATCCAAGCATTCTTCAATGCAGGGGCCACAATAGGTCCTCTTGTTGGCGGTTGGCTCTATGGGATCTTCTCTTTACTTGTCTTTCAGGTGGGTATTGTGGTTATAGAAGGTCTAGTCATTCCCTTTTGGCTCTCTGCTGGTCTAGGCCTTATTGGTGTCCTTCTACTCTGGTTGTATGTGGATGAAACACGTCCTCAGGTTGTAGAAGAGGAAGAACAAGAGACCGTCAAAGACTGGACATGA
- the larE gene encoding ATP-dependent sacrificial sulfur transferase LarE produces MNQSAQSKFDRVRELLRGRQVLVAFSGGVDSATLALLCKESARRTVLLTVLSITFPEREVQLAKQVAAELELPLELIEVDELSNESLAKNPVDRCYYCKVELSRVWLETAQRLGLDTVVEGTNASDMIGHRPGAAAIDEAGVLSPFKVAGITKEEIRQFARERGLSVADRPSMACLASRFPYGTRITRERVKMVDSLEQAVRDLFGVETVRVRFHNDVARIEVGREERARLFDIAKLDRLTEEAKAIGFRYVAIDTQGYRTGSMDEVLGE; encoded by the coding sequence ATGAATCAATCAGCGCAGTCCAAGTTTGATCGCGTTCGTGAGTTGCTTAGAGGCCGTCAGGTGCTTGTTGCCTTTAGTGGTGGGGTTGATAGCGCGACGCTTGCGCTCCTTTGTAAAGAGAGTGCCAGACGAACGGTCTTGCTGACAGTTCTCAGTATCACATTTCCAGAGCGTGAAGTCCAGCTGGCGAAACAGGTCGCTGCTGAACTTGAGTTGCCATTAGAGCTAATCGAAGTCGATGAGTTATCTAACGAATCATTGGCAAAAAATCCAGTGGATCGCTGCTACTACTGCAAGGTCGAACTGTCAAGGGTATGGCTTGAGACCGCTCAGCGTCTGGGACTCGATACGGTTGTCGAGGGAACAAATGCGAGCGATATGATTGGCCATCGTCCTGGTGCTGCTGCTATTGACGAGGCTGGTGTGTTGTCGCCCTTCAAAGTCGCAGGGATCACAAAGGAGGAGATCCGTCAGTTCGCTCGGGAACGGGGTCTCTCAGTTGCAGACCGCCCCTCTATGGCCTGCCTAGCCAGCCGATTTCCCTACGGGACTCGGATCACTAGAGAACGGGTCAAGATGGTCGATTCACTTGAGCAGGCAGTTCGAGATCTCTTTGGTGTGGAGACCGTTCGTGTTCGGTTTCATAATGATGTTGCGCGTATTGAAGTAGGACGTGAAGAGCGAGCAAGACTGTTTGATATTGCAAAGCTTGATCGACTGACTGAGGAAGCAAAGGCCATTGGTTTTCGGTATGTTGCCATTGATACACAGGGCTACCGGACTGGGTCTATGGATGAGGTGCTTGGCGAGTAG
- a CDS encoding site-specific DNA-methyltransferase has protein sequence MQIEREQIKFPRDIGTVGLVESRHQLIIGDARDMASIQAESVNLVVTSPPYPMIQMWDEIFTSINPTIQHALSNGDGHAAFEIMHQELDRVWREAYRVLRPGGIMCINIGDATRKIGPDFQVYANHARVLRSARTLGLQVLPWIIWRKPTNSPSKFMGSGMMPPSAYVTLEHEYILIFRKGGLRKFKTEDEKQRRRESAYFWEERNHWFSDIWNDVAGASQTLDSGESRDRSAAFPVELPYRLIQMFSVFGDTVLDPFAGTGTTLLASILTARNSIGIEIDPALMTVIDNRIRTAPSLASTLIQQRIQDHIAYVNEREQSRDKTQMKYMNKILNCPVMTKQEIEMRLYRPVTISKTGDSEYAVQYETYSPSTSSIDPVR, from the coding sequence ATGCAAATCGAGCGTGAACAGATCAAGTTTCCAAGAGATATAGGGACTGTGGGATTAGTGGAGTCCAGACACCAACTCATCATTGGCGATGCGCGAGATATGGCATCGATACAAGCAGAGTCGGTCAATCTCGTCGTGACTTCACCGCCGTATCCCATGATTCAGATGTGGGACGAAATATTCACTTCAATAAATCCAACCATTCAACATGCACTGAGTAACGGGGACGGACACGCCGCCTTCGAGATAATGCATCAAGAACTTGATCGTGTATGGAGAGAGGCCTATCGCGTCTTGCGACCGGGAGGGATCATGTGTATCAATATTGGTGATGCAACCCGCAAGATCGGTCCTGACTTTCAGGTCTATGCGAATCACGCGCGGGTCCTTAGAAGTGCAAGGACATTAGGCCTACAAGTGCTTCCATGGATCATCTGGAGAAAACCTACTAACTCACCGAGCAAATTCATGGGCTCGGGAATGATGCCGCCTAGCGCGTATGTGACACTGGAACACGAATACATTCTGATATTCAGAAAGGGTGGACTCAGAAAGTTCAAGACCGAAGATGAGAAGCAGAGACGCCGAGAGAGCGCGTATTTTTGGGAGGAACGAAACCACTGGTTCTCGGACATCTGGAACGATGTAGCAGGAGCATCACAGACTCTCGACTCTGGAGAATCACGCGATCGCAGTGCCGCATTTCCGGTAGAACTCCCCTATCGGTTGATACAGATGTTCTCAGTATTCGGTGATACCGTTCTCGATCCATTTGCTGGAACAGGGACCACACTTCTTGCATCCATACTGACCGCACGAAACAGTATTGGCATAGAGATCGACCCAGCACTGATGACAGTCATTGACAACCGTATCCGGACTGCTCCAAGCCTTGCATCAACGCTTATCCAACAACGCATCCAAGATCATATTGCCTATGTTAATGAGAGAGAACAGTCACGGGATAAGACGCAGATGAAATATATGAATAAAATACTGAATTGCCCAGTCATGACCAAACAAGAGATTGAGATGAGACTCTACAGACCGGTGACCATCTCAAAGACAGGCGACAGTGAATATGCAGTTCAATACGAGACCTACTCGCCAAGCACCTCATCCATAGACCCAGTCCGGTAG
- a CDS encoding alanine racemase: MYVEELLTPALIVNYDALLRNITRMARRAKEFGVDLRPHIKTHKCIEIADLQQKMGAKGFTVATVYEAQVFADAGFEDITLAMPLALDKFPIISELARKITLNVLVDHPLTVEKLAEFMAQEKLDIEVLVKVDVGYHRCGVDPDDPAAIHLVEQISKAPHLHFKGLLTHGGDTYDGKSVEEVRRAAQKEQQKILLLAKRLGEHDPRLAPETVSIGSTPSMSLTEEMMDGITEIRPGNYVFHDYEQVALGSCGLEDCALRVLASVIGVYDDRIVVDAGATALSVDPGPRHIEPDCGYGKIVTDEGRLITGLRITGLSQEHGKIAFTKGMSHTYEPGMKLQIVPNHSCLTANLDDVYNVVSNGEVIKQWKIHRGHIQSPL; the protein is encoded by the coding sequence ATGTATGTCGAAGAACTTCTCACACCTGCGCTCATAGTCAACTATGACGCATTATTGAGAAATATAACTCGGATGGCAAGGCGTGCAAAAGAGTTTGGTGTTGATCTCAGGCCGCATATCAAGACCCATAAGTGTATCGAGATCGCGGATCTTCAACAGAAGATGGGGGCCAAGGGTTTCACGGTTGCAACGGTGTATGAGGCGCAAGTTTTTGCAGATGCGGGATTTGAAGACATAACACTTGCAATGCCACTGGCCTTGGACAAATTTCCCATCATATCCGAGTTAGCACGAAAGATCACCCTGAACGTACTTGTTGACCATCCATTGACTGTTGAGAAACTTGCTGAATTCATGGCACAAGAAAAGTTGGACATAGAAGTTCTTGTCAAGGTGGATGTGGGCTATCACAGGTGTGGAGTGGATCCTGACGACCCCGCAGCAATTCATCTTGTCGAGCAGATCTCAAAGGCGCCGCATCTGCACTTCAAAGGACTCCTGACTCATGGTGGGGACACCTATGACGGAAAGTCGGTTGAAGAGGTTCGCAGAGCAGCACAGAAAGAACAGCAGAAGATATTGCTACTGGCCAAACGGCTAGGAGAGCATGATCCGCGACTTGCCCCTGAGACCGTGTCCATAGGCTCGACACCAAGTATGTCACTCACCGAAGAGATGATGGACGGCATCACGGAAATCAGACCGGGGAACTATGTCTTTCATGATTATGAACAGGTCGCACTTGGTTCATGTGGCTTGGAAGACTGTGCTCTCAGAGTGCTTGCAAGTGTCATCGGAGTGTATGATGATCGAATCGTTGTTGACGCCGGAGCTACGGCATTATCAGTAGATCCCGGTCCACGCCATATCGAACCGGACTGTGGCTATGGAAAGATTGTCACAGACGAGGGGAGACTAATAACGGGTCTCAGAATAACAGGTCTCTCACAGGAGCATGGAAAGATCGCGTTCACAAAAGGAATGTCGCACACCTACGAACCGGGTATGAAACTACAAATCGTCCCAAATCATTCTTGCTTGACAGCAAATCTTGACGACGTTTACAATGTGGTCAGTAATGGCGAAGTAATCAAACAGTGGAAGATCCACAGGGGACATATCCAGAGCCCCCTGTGA
- a CDS encoding helix-turn-helix transcriptional regulator → MIVNKLKEIRERKKKESASPEEWSQEGLAKRLGVTRQTIISMEKGTYNPSLELAFKIARVFGLSIEEVFEYRDDEHET, encoded by the coding sequence ATGATTGTCAACAAGCTCAAGGAAATTCGTGAGCGGAAGAAAAAGGAGTCCGCATCTCCTGAAGAATGGTCTCAAGAAGGGTTGGCGAAGAGACTTGGAGTCACCCGACAGACGATCATCTCGATGGAGAAAGGAACCTACAATCCATCTCTCGAGTTGGCTTTCAAAATTGCAAGAGTCTTTGGACTGAGTATTGAAGAAGTGTTTGAGTATAGAGATGATGAACATGAGACGTGA